The proteins below come from a single Zonotrichia leucophrys gambelii isolate GWCS_2022_RI chromosome 3, RI_Zleu_2.0, whole genome shotgun sequence genomic window:
- the LCA5 gene encoding lebercilin: protein MGERVRSPDSEQERKSDEDKNSDSYYSDEGNASRSSSQSPALSSPSTNQEKRHHKTQTSNSLLHYQATKKLDSKYAPSKRGTRWGFRSQSLTRDSPAKDIDLVTKRVLSARLLKINELRNELTELHIKLDELQKENRALKRLQHRQEKALNKFEDTENEISQLLARHNNEIRILRERLRKSQEKERATERRLKDTEDELYRKKTVLQKLKKLSADKHLAERDDLAKKLALAESKLEDREKRIKDLERNLELSSSSFQRELHSKKKKLYDAQEENRVLQEELNQLNQKLKEKERELEAKNIYANRMLKTSPRKDMDIVQRKRANNQNIKKGLQLTKSVQTSGCFSPAELPESELACADAANKKEGILPKIEKETQDRAWKEQTELLRQEQDREREEKLKHVQEIQSLEERVPKLPDEWQRKEYDKIKKESNLLLDKEEKIKMETEIHKPEVERESTETLEERRKREFLLAKMQEIDREIQNTTNTKPTSQAPLINTARKSDSLEKKEKTNPFFEIPGKVTNGFPVKDSQDDGTRAQGQKQRSVRTVDLSGELAFGSYVPSFGKGSGRPSWLTEKSDKLEENVKENADFDSKKEKKSNLMEQLFGSSASTVLLSKNNNTPPLDLDWGSSNKPFVDKNSKVREDNGLFGEGRSLNRPRLQYTTNKPGINTLGSLEDEVEEVVLQ, encoded by the exons ccACAAAGAAATTGGATTCCAAATATGCACCAAGCAAAAGAGGGACACGGTGGGGTTTCCGTTCTCAGAGCCTCACTAGGGATTCTCCTGCAAAAGATATAGATCTTGTTACAAAAAGAGTTCTTTCTGCTAGGCTGCTGAAAATCAATGAGCTCCGAAATGAACTCACTGAACTCCACATCAAACTGGAtgagctgcagaaggaaaacagggCACTGAAGAGGcttcagcacaggcaggagaaagCCTTGAATAAGTTTGAAGATACAGAAAACGAAATCTCTCAGCTCCTTGCTCGGCACAACAATGAGATTAGAATATTAAGGGAGCGCCTACGAAAATCTCAGGAGAAGGAACGTGCAACTGAGAGACGGCTGAAAGATACGGAAGATGAActgtacaggaaaaaaactgtcttgcagaaactgaaaaaactGTCTGCAGATAAGCACCTTGCTGAAAGAGATGACCTGGCAAAGAAACTAGCCTTAGCAGAGAGCAAGCTGGaggacagggaaaaaagaattaag GATCTGGAAAGAAATCTTGAATTAAGTAGTAGCAGTTTCCAACGAGAGTtacattcaaagaaaaaaaagttgtacgACGctcaagaagaaaacagagttCTCCAAGAGGAGCTTAATCAGCTAAATCAGAAGCTGAAG gaaaaagaaagagaacttgaagcaaaaaatatatatgccAATCGTATGTTGAAAACATCACCTAGAAAAGACATGGATATtgtacaaagaaaaagag CCAACaaccaaaatataaaaaagggACTACAGCTCACAAAAAGTGTACAGACCAGTGGATGCTTCTCACCAGCAGAACTTCCAGAATCAGAACTTGCCTGTGCTGACGCAGCAAACAAGAAAGAGGGAATTCTTCCTAAAATA gaaaaagaaactcaAGACAGAGCATGGAAAGAACAAACAGAACTCTTAAGACAAGAACAagacagggagagggaagagaaacTGAAACATGTTCAGGAAATACAGTCCTTGGAGGAGAGGGTTCCAAAACTTCCTGACG AGTGGCAAAGGAAAGAAtatgacaaaattaaaaaagaaagcaaccTTTTATTggataaagaagagaaaataaagatggagACAGAAATTCACAAACCTGAAGTAGAGAGAGAAAGCACTGAAACGCTGGAAGAGCGGCGAAAAAGAGAGTTCCTGCTTGCTAAAATGCAAGAAATTGATAGAGAAATTCAAAAtacaacaaacacaaaaccaactTCCCAAGCACCACTCATAAATACAGCAAGAAAATCTGATTCcctggagaaaaaagagaaaacgaATCCATTCTTTGAGATTCCTGGGAAAGTTACTAATGGATTTCCTGTAAAGGACAGCCAGGATGATGGCACAAGGGCACAAGGGCAGAAGCAGCGAAGCGTAAGGACTGTAGATTTAAGTGGTGAGTTAGCATTTGGTAGTTATGTACCTTCCTTTGGGAAGGGATCAGGGAGACCAAGTTGGCTCACTGAGAAAAGTGACaaattagaagaaaatgttaaggaaaatgcagattttgatagtaagaaagaaaagaagtccAATTTAATGGAACAACTCTTTGGAAGCAGTGCCAGTACCGTtcttctttctaaaaataacAATACACCACCTTTGGACTTAGATTGGGGCTCTAGTAATAAGCCTTTTGTTGATAAAAACAGTAAAGTCAGAGAAGACAATGGGCTGTTTGGTGAAGGAAGAAGCCTAAACAGACCCCGTCTGCAGTACACTACAAACAAGCCAGGAATTAATACCCTTGGTTCTTTAGAAGATGAAGTTGAAGAAGTAGTCTTACAGTGA